The nucleotide window gagtggagtaatagtagtagatgcaggcaggagtcggtctacttgtctcggacgtgatgcctatatacatgatcatacctagatattctcataactatgctcaattctgtcgattgctcaacagtaatttgttcacccaccgtaaaatacttatgctcttgagagaagccattagtgaaacctcTGCCCCCCgtgtctatcttcatcatattaatcttccaatacttagttatttcctttgctttttactttgcttttattttactttgcatctttatcataaaaataccaaaaatattatcttatcatatctatcagatctcactctcataagtggccgtgtagggattgacaaccccttatcgcgttggttgcgaggatttatttgttttgtgcgggtacaagggactcgcgcgtagcctcctactggattgataccttggttctcaaaaactgagggaaatacttacgctactttactgcatcatcccttcctcttcggggaaaaccaacgcagtgctcaagaggtagcacaggCCAGGACAGGCATGTCCAGAGCCGCTAGTCTACTGCAACCAAAAAGGAATGGTGTTTTACGACGACGCTACACACCCCTGCCGTCGACCTCGAAAGGACAGACTAGGCTTTTCACCCGTAGCCCTACCTACATGAGGGAACAACAATGACGCCTCCAAGAGGGAAGTTACACTCTCGTAGGCTTCGTTGTAGTCGTCGTCTTTCACGCAGAACCTCACACGTGCTACCCTTGGAACCAATGTTGTTGACCTAACCCGCGAGAGCGCCGCCACCATCTTCATGAGGCCCCCAAATATAGACCTAGGAGTCGCCTCCTCCAAAGCCACGACAACACCTGGGTCACCCCCTGCTAATTGAGTAGGCAAGACAGGGCGCCACCGCCGGTGCAACATTGCTCACCATGGTCCACCGCGCAGCCTCACCATTTGGGTCCGCTGCCCTAGCTGGCAAGAGCGACATGTCACCATCATCATATCATCAGACTGCCAAAAAGGTAGGCACCTTGGTACGGACAACATGAGGGCTGAACAGCCGTGCCGAAAAACCACCACACAATCAGGACTGGCCGTCACAAATGCTGGCCCACTCGTAGTAGACAACCGGTGGCAACAACTTGTTGGGCTATAAACTGCAGGAGTTTGTAGCAACCTATAGCTTTCCCTCAGTGAGAAACCAATAGGTATAAATCGGCATAGGTAGTTTCCCTCAATGGCGTGGTTGTTAAAACCCCAAAAGGCGATACCCTCATTGACAACCTATGGGAAACATCATGAATCAGCATGCCTTAAACATCAAGCTAAATGTCAAAGCTCTCGAAGCTTGGCGTCTCCCAACACAGAATTAAAGCCAATCCAGACAAGGTCAAGGTGGTCTTATAGCTCGGCATTCCGATCAAGCTACAGGAAATCCAAAGGATAGCAAGATGTGTTGATCCCCAAGCCGGTTGATCTCCTGGCTCAGGCAAATGGTGATCCCCTTATGTCTGCTAGCGAAAAATACTTTAGGATCTCTTTTAGCAGATATTTTTCACTAATGCTTTGTTCTAACCTACATTGGTATCATAACATTAGACTAAGAGGGATCTGATATATCGTAAAATCTTGTATTTGCCTTATATTTTATGAGTAGTACCCTTCTCATCTTACAATGTTATTTCCATAAAGATATTAAGAGTGGGTACATGGCTTTTGTATGCCACAAATACATTTAGTGGGAGAACCAAATGATTCACCCTTGGATATCGGCTTCAGCATGTCGACAACCTTAATAATCACTACAAAGAGCAACCTATATATTACAATCATCCCGCATAACACTGCAAAGTCCACCCATTTTGAGTGTCCCATTTCTGTCTCAAATAACTTAGTTATCACTTGTTCACCAGTTATTGTTTTCTCACCAACTCCTGGGTTGTTTTGGAGCACCAAGCCCATGAATTCATTCTTGTAAAATCCCTGAAGAGCATACTTGTGGAAAGAGATGTAGAACATCGGGTACTTCCATACTATCTTTGGCAGTTTACTAGGTATTTGGAAGAACCCAGAGTTGAGCATCATGATAGCTTGTATTCCAGCACCTGTGATGATGCCCATCAGAAAATCTGGCACGATAGCAGCTATGGTCATCATAAGGCCTTCAACTAGCATTGTGCACGAACAAAGCACAAGCGTAAAATATGCAAACTGGTCTACTCTTCTCCTTAGACCAGACAGGTAGTAGGCTATTGCACCAGGTAATACAGCAAGAAGGACAAGATATGGTGTGGCTGACAAGCAATTGGAGATCACAAATACTGACACACCATAATGGCCATTTAGCCGCTCTCTCCTGAATATCTGGGTACCATGAACAAGACTACAAGTGAGAAGAGCTTAATTAAATTTTATACTACTTAATGTTTGTGCACATCGCTGATTTCAGGAACTCCTCACCTCAAGTAGTGACCTATAAAAAACTTTATAAATAGGCTACTTCGAAAAGTATATTTATTTGTGTTAAAAGATATACCAACTTATGGTGATATAAGCTGTATGTGCCATTACAATTGTCTTGTTGGGTGAAAACATCTGCCAACTCATACTATTAAAAATTCCTAAGTAACAGCTAGAAAATTAGAACCAAACTTTTAGTGACAACAAACAAAACATGGATAACCTATATATGCTAGTAAATTCTAGGGTAGTTTTTTACAACACTGTAAAGATAATTGTCATATAAATTGGTCAAATATTAAATTCTATGATAATATACAGGTAGAGCAGGCAAATGTGCAATTTTCAATTTGGGTATTTTCTTATTAATGTATTTCAGATATTTTGGTAGGTAATTTCATTGGACACTATGTTTGTAAAGATTATGCTTTACAACCTCAAGTTCATTTGGGTCTATATAATAAGTATTTTCTTATTTGTCTTGTGCCAGTTTCATAAATAATAAAATAGTAAACTAGGTATGTAGATAACAATAAATCAGGTGATTAACCTACTATTTTATATACTTGATTCACATTCAACAACTTCGTTCTGGAGGCCAAGAAGTAACTAAATCAAGGATTTTTTATTAATTATGGAAATCACTCCTGCTAGGTCAGTGTGGTTGACGTAATTTTATATATCACTTCATGATCAAGCTAAGATCATAAGTTTATATCCATTATACCAGGCTGTGATGTTTTTGCACAATCAAGTTTACTTAATCATAAGTGTTTTCCTATTTTCTTCGTGCACAAAATTAGTTCCATATATACAGTAAAACATAAAGGTCTGATACCTTCATTTCCTCCACAAAGGAAGGGAATCCTCCAATTGCCATTAATGTTAGAAGGCTACCGGTGAACATTAGCATTGATGATCTAGACTGAAATAGTGGAGCATTAACATTAGTGACTTTTACAATTATCCTAGTGTATATGTGACAATAATGCAAGATATAATCATCGACTTACACGAATAGAATCGTATCCATAGCCAAAATTGTAATATATGGTACCAAGGCATACACCAATGGAGATATAGATGCCAAGTCGTAGCCAGTAGTATCCGACATCTCTGTACATGTTCACAAACGATCTTCTGGTGAGTACAAATACCTTTGTCAGGAAACTGGCTTGGTTTCTTCTGATGATCACTCCGCCCTGGGTTAGCAAGCCAAATAATATCATATCTCATCTCGCGTAAATAACATGTTCATGCAAGTTTAAACAAATTAAATACCAAGTAACACTAACCATTTCATTTATGTCGTGCATTTCCTTTTTGGCATTTTCAGAAGTATTGGAGGATTTGTAGGCATTTACCAAAACATCTATTGCTTCATCTGCTGGAGATGGCTTGGACGATATTGTTATTACTCCACTTTCCTGTATGTTACCATGTTAATAAAATGCTGTTGTTGCATGAACAGAAATGCCTCTCAGTCATACTGTAGTATGATGCACGACACAGTAGTATAATAACCTATATGGACAAGTATTTCATTCTAATCTAAACATATCTTTCCCTAATTCTTTACATTTAATGACCGAAGCATAATAAGTGGGTTATGGTATAAATCTTCCATACCAATTCAAAATCTCTGTTTATTGTCCGCAAGAAATGATCTGCAATATTTCTCATTGGTGGGCAAGGGTAGCCATTTGATGTGAAGAACTGCAAATATCACGTATTGTGCAGGAAAATTGTTAGCAAACTAAATATAGGCTCACCCGTCTCATCATCGAAAAGGAAAGGAAGACGCCAATTACCTCGATGGCATTAGTGGCTGGGCCAAAGTAAATTGTCTGTCCACAGGCGAGCAAGCAGAGGCCATGAAAGATCTCAAACACCTCGCTGCATGGCTGGTGCACTACGGCGACGGTGGTCATGGACTCCCTGGCGGCAAGGTCGGCGATGCGGTTCATCACATGGAAGGAGGCAGCGCTGTCTAGCCCGCTGGTAGGCTCGTCCAGGAATAGCAGCCGGGGCCGGGTGAGGATCTCAAGGCAGATGCTCAGACGCTTCCGCTGCCCGCCGCTGATGCCCTTAGTTGTGCGCCCGCCGATGCGCGTCTCCAGCGCGCTGGTGAGCCCCATCTCCTGGATGGCTTCACCAGCACGGGCCAGCTTATCAGAAAGCAGCATGGTATCGGGCAGTTGGATCTGTGCTGAGTAGTAAATGGCTTCACGCACCGTGAGTGTGGCCATCAGCACATCCTCTTGCGTCACATACGCCTGAATTAATCACTAGATATTATTAATACTAACACATATGCTCGTGCGTTGTAAAGGAAAAAATATTTTTTCGAGAAACAACGGGATATATAAATTATGTGTTCATCAAAAACGGTATCAGCGGTATCCACAATGGTGGTGCGACAGAGCGAGGAACTGTGTCTTTTCACGAGTCATGTTTTTCCGCAAGATCTTGATAGTGGTGACATTAGTCGGCATGGCGGCGACCAGCCAACTTGTGTTTTTTTTCCTTCAGGTTCACCTCCGTGTTAGGGTAGTGGCTGTCTTCTCATTTGGTAGCTGCGTGGCGACCCTCGGGGCACGGTAGTTTCGACCAGTCTCTTCGACGATAACATAACCGGATGGATTACACATAAATCCCGTTTTATTAGCTTAATCCATGCATAACCAGACAATACCTTCTTTATCAGGGTCTGTTCTCTTTTTCAAAGCTCACATGCCCACAGTTCTTCAAAATTAGAGCCAAACCAACATATTCTTTTTCATTGACACATACTCACATTATATTTCAATTATAGCAAACAAACATATTCTCTTTTATCGCCAAATAGCATGTGGGACGCCCAACAGTTCACATCTGGGGCGGCCCATTGACAGGCACCAAAATGATCTATGTTTGTAAGCATAATATAAATTTAAAAAATGACATGTTGAAGAATTGGAGTCGCAACCTCAAAAAATCATCCACGGGCTGCTAACCCACCAATTAATATTTAACAATATGTTGCAGCGTCAGATTTaaaaaaaaattatgttttttctgatttttttcgAAAATAATTAACATTTATGAATGCCAAATatttttgaaatcatgaacaaATTGCTTAACCCcaaacaattttcaaaaatgcaaaCCATGTTTAAAAATGTCATTCATTTTTGGAAAAAATATGAGCATCATACGAAACAGGTAGATTTTTCTTTAAAATTATTAAACATTTTTTGACAACATGAACCTTTTGAAaaaacacgaacattttttgaatgtGTGAACATGTTTTGAACATTTAGAACAAGTTCACAAATTGTGTTTTTTGCCACAAATgttattttgaatttgaaatatttcacGAAAACAAGTTTTAAAATCTGTAATATTTTTAAATGCAACTTCTTTTGAAAATCTTAATTTGTAATACACACACATTTTATGAAAAAGTGGAAGAACAATTTATATTTTGAACACATTTTGGAactggattttttttaaaacatttGAACAGTTTACAAGAGAGGAATAAAAGAATTAAATTCCGATTTTTGTCTAATTCTAAAATATGGAAGAAACTTGAAACATTGAATGATTTTTTCAATATTTTAattttcaagaaaagggcaaataATCTAAAATTGGTAGGAAAAAATAATCatgaaagaaaaagagaaaagaacaggaaaaaacaaaaaaataacaCAGAGAAAAAGAAAATGGGCCGGTCCAGTTTTGGGCGAGCTGTGTGAACGTCCAACTATTTGGCGCTGCATGCGGAAAATAGGCTTTCTCTAAACTAACAAAAAGACGTACTGAAAGATCGAACTCGCGACATCAAAAACTCCACTATGGACTGCTAGTCACTCAAAAAAATGAGTCCTGCTAACAAATTAATATTTAAGAATATATGTTATAGCATCAGATtcatgtttttttgtttttttctgaatTTTTACAATTTTTAAATTCATATTTATGAATAGCCGAATATTTTTGGAATCGTGAATAATTTTTGAAACCCCGAACTGTTTTAAAAAATACGAagaattttttaaaatttcatTTATTTTTGGAAAAAGGCTAGCATCACTTGAAATAGGTAGATTTCCTAAAAAATTCTTAAACATTTTTTGACAACATGATCCTTTTGAAAAAACCCGAACATTTGTTGAATGTGTGAACATATTTTGAACATTTAGAAAAAGTTCAGAACATATTTTTTTTGAACCACAAACATTATTTTGAATTTGTGAATATTTCACTAAAACAAGAATGTTTTATAAATCTGGAATATTTTCTAAAATGCAACTTATTTTGAAAATTTTGATTTTTTATTGCGATTCACAAACATTTTTGAAAAATGGGAAGATTTTAAATTTTGAACACATTTTGGAATGGGAACAAAACTTATTAATGGTTTGAACATATTACAAGATAGGGATAAAAAATTTATATTCTGAATTTTTGTCTAAATATGGCTAAATTGAAATTTTGGACGATTTTTTTCAAGATTTTAATTTCTGAGAAAAGGGAAAATAATGTCAAATTGGTAGGAAAAAATAATCatgaaagaaaaagagaaaggaataggaaaaaaataaaaacagaacACATAGAAAAAGAAAATGGGCAGGCCCAGTCTTCGGCGTCCTGTGCGAAGCTCCAACTATTTAATGCTGCGTGCGGAAAATAGGCTTTCACAGCTGTCTGGGCAGATAAATATTTGGGCTGGCTTCGCCGGGCCACAGCGCATGTGGCCCATGTACGAAAATTATTTTATCTTTTCTAGCAGACGGATGCACAAAAtttttagtaccacctcggatagaAAGAAAAAACTTTACGttggtgaacggatgaaaaaatcggagaaacacaccttgctttattagtaggtatagatatagacatagatatagatatagatatagaggtatagatatagatatctTCTTTTTTTTACGCTTACTATTAATATACCTTCTTAAATACATATGGAAATTTGAAATTAGGCAAATTTTAACATCCTCTCTCTTACCCTTCTCTTTACATATGAGGTAAGAAGGTAGAGTTAATCATACCACTAATTAATGAGGCCAACGGCTCAGATTTAATATATACTCTTACCTCTCATATGAAAAGAGGAGGGTAAGAGGGAGCACGTTAAGAAATTAAGGTAAAAATCTCACAGAGGTTCCGAAGGCGAGCCTCTGTCTCCGGCCATTGATCCGAATATCTCCTTTGCTTCTCAGGTCCGTGTCCAGTCTCCCTGTGTATGTACATAGATTGAAACAGCTACTGTTAGTTATAAAAACATCTCTAATAGTACTGACAATATGTTAAACTTCCAAATTTTGCAACTGAATGT belongs to Triticum urartu cultivar G1812 chromosome 7, Tu2.1, whole genome shotgun sequence and includes:
- the LOC125522471 gene encoding ABC transporter G family member 1-like isoform X1, which produces MATLPLPCWAPTPSPSQPRWGSSAAALTGKVEQPEPPAAEVGGAVGSRRGIHSGFDSIDHRDGRLDHIPRDGGVSITWEDVWVTAADGRATILHGVGGSARPGQVLAIMGPSGCGKTTLLDTLAGRLDTDLRSKGDIRINGRRQRLAFGTSAYVTQEDVLMATLTVREAIYYSAQIQLPDTMLLSDKLARAGEAIQEMGLTSALETRIGGRTTKGISGGQRKRLSICLEILTRPRLLFLDEPTSGLDSAASFHVMNRIADLAARESMTTVAVVHQPCSEVFEIFHGLCLLACGQTIYFGPATNAIEFFTSNGYPCPPMRNIADHFLRTINRDFELESGVITISSKPSPADEAIDVLVNAYKSSNTSENAKKEMHDINEMGGVIIRRNQASFLTKVFVLTRRSFVNMYRDVGYYWLRLGIYISIGVCLGTIYYNFGYGYDSIRSRSSMLMFTGSLLTLMAIGGFPSFVEEMKIFRRERLNGHYGVSVFVISNCLSATPYLVLLAVLPGAIAYYLSGLRRRVDQFAYFTLVLCSCTMLVEGLMMTIAAIVPDFLMGIITGAGIQAIMMLNSGFFQIPSKLPKIVWKYPMFYISFHKYALQGFYKNEFMGLVLQNNPGVGEKTITGEQVITKLFETEMGHSKWVDFAVLCGMIVIYRLLFVVIIKVVDMLKPISKGESFGSPTKCICGIQKPCTHS
- the LOC125522471 gene encoding ABC transporter G family member 1-like isoform X2, yielding MATLPLPCWAPTPSPSQPRWGSSAAALTGKVEQPEPPAAEVGGAVGSRRGIHSGFDSIDHRDGRLDHIPRDGGVSITWEDVWVTAADGRATILHGVGGSARPGQVLAIMGPSGCGKTTLLDTLAGRLDTDLRSKGDIRINGRRQRLAFGTSAYVTQEDVLMATLTVREAIYYSAQIQLPDTMLLSDKLARAGEAIQEMGLTSALETRIGGRTTKGISGGQRKRLSICLEILTRPRLLFLDEPTSGLDSAASFHVMNRIADLAARESMTTVAVVHQPCSEVFEIFHGLCLLACGQTIYFGPATNAIEFFTSNGYPCPPMRNIADHFLRTINRDFELESGVITISSKPSPADEAIDVLVNAYKSSNTSENAKKEMHDINEMGGVIIRRNQASFLTKVFVLTRRSFVNMYRDVGYYWLRLGIYISIGVCLGTIYYNFGYGYDSIRSRSSMLMFTGSLLTLMAIGGFPSFVEEMKIF